A single region of the Winslowiella toletana genome encodes:
- the modF gene encoding molybdate ABC transporter ATP-binding protein ModF — protein sequence MAVLQITQGTFRLSDTRILTLNDLALRSGESWAFVGANGSGKSSLARALSGELTQLTGTRQCQFQRPARLSLEQLQKLVEEEWQRNNTDLLSPGEDDTGRTTAQIIQHEVTDAARAQRLAAQFGISHLMERRFKYLSTGETRKTLLCQALMAQPDLLILDEPFDGLDVQSRSNLATLLGELHRQGLTLVLVLNRFDDIPDYVEHVGVLAECTLTHLGARQEILSEALVAQLAHSEKLAGMALPEADDASVTPPLAADASLIVLNDGVVSYNDRAILHHLSWEVKPGQHWQIVGPNGAGKSTLLSLVTGDHPQGYSNDLTLFGIRRGSGETIWDIKQHIGYVSSSLHLDYRVSSSVRNVILSGYFDSIGIYQAVSDRQQHLATRWLALLGMDKASADAPFHSLSWGQQRLVLIARALVKHPALLILDEPLQGLDPINRLLVRRFIDVLIGEGQTQLLFVSHHAEDAPQCITHRLTFVPEGEIYHYQQEALS from the coding sequence ATGGCTGTATTGCAAATTACGCAAGGCACGTTTCGTCTTAGCGATACCCGAATACTGACTCTCAACGATCTCGCCCTGCGCAGCGGCGAAAGCTGGGCTTTTGTTGGCGCTAACGGCAGCGGCAAATCCTCACTGGCGCGTGCGCTTTCTGGCGAACTGACCCAGCTGACCGGCACGCGTCAGTGCCAGTTTCAGCGCCCCGCCCGCCTTTCGCTGGAACAATTGCAAAAACTGGTGGAAGAAGAGTGGCAGCGCAACAATACCGATTTACTCAGCCCGGGTGAAGATGATACCGGCCGCACCACCGCGCAAATTATCCAGCATGAGGTAACGGATGCCGCCCGTGCGCAGCGGCTGGCGGCACAATTCGGTATCAGTCATCTGATGGAACGCCGGTTTAAATATCTCTCCACGGGTGAGACGCGCAAAACCCTGCTGTGTCAGGCGCTGATGGCGCAACCCGATCTGCTGATCCTCGATGAACCGTTTGATGGCCTTGACGTGCAGTCGCGCAGCAATCTGGCGACGCTGCTTGGCGAACTGCATCGGCAGGGGCTGACGCTGGTACTGGTATTGAACCGCTTTGATGATATTCCTGACTATGTTGAGCACGTTGGGGTACTGGCGGAATGTACCCTGACGCACCTTGGCGCGCGTCAGGAAATTCTCTCCGAGGCGCTGGTGGCGCAGCTGGCACACAGTGAAAAACTGGCGGGTATGGCGCTGCCGGAAGCCGATGATGCAAGCGTTACCCCCCCGCTGGCGGCCGATGCCTCGCTTATCGTGCTGAACGATGGCGTGGTGTCGTATAACGATCGCGCCATTCTGCACCACCTAAGCTGGGAAGTGAAACCGGGTCAGCACTGGCAGATTGTCGGGCCGAACGGTGCCGGAAAATCCACCCTGCTGAGCCTGGTCACCGGCGATCATCCCCAGGGTTACAGCAACGATCTGACGCTGTTTGGCATCCGGCGCGGCAGCGGCGAAACCATCTGGGATATCAAGCAACATATCGGTTATGTCAGCAGCAGTCTGCATCTCGATTACCGCGTCAGCTCCAGCGTGCGCAACGTGATCCTGTCCGGCTACTTTGATTCAATTGGGATTTATCAGGCAGTTTCCGATCGTCAGCAGCATCTGGCAACGCGCTGGCTGGCGCTGCTCGGCATGGATAAAGCCAGTGCCGATGCGCCATTCCACAGTCTGTCATGGGGTCAGCAACGGCTGGTGCTGATCGCGCGTGCGCTGGTCAAACATCCGGCGCTATTAATTCTTGATGAGCCGTTACAGGGGCTGGACCCGATTAACCGCCTGCTGGTTCGCCGCTTTATTGATGTGCTGATTGGCGAGGGGCAAACCCAGCTGCTGTTTGTCTCACATCATGCGGAGGATGCACCGCAGTGTATTACCCACCGCTTAACTTTTGTCCCCGAGGGTGAAATCTATCATTATCAGCAGGAAGCCCTGAGCTAA
- the modE gene encoding molybdenum-dependent transcriptional regulator, with protein sequence MQADISLIIKLQQKLFADPRRIALLKQIKHTGSISQGAKLAGISYKSAWDAINEMNQMADRMLVERATGGKGGGGAVLTQYGDRLIQLFQLMEQIQQKAFDVLQDDQLPLDSLLAAISRFSLQTSARNQLFGTVTQRDRLQVQQHVEVLLADGVSRIKVALTEQSADRLQLSAGKEVLILIKAPWVELTRASSEADNQLACTISDIERAPHQSEVLLSLASGETLCATVPAQLMEQQNFQPGDSVTACFNADRVIIATLL encoded by the coding sequence ATGCAGGCCGACATTTCACTCATCATCAAGCTGCAACAAAAACTGTTTGCCGATCCGCGGCGTATCGCGTTGCTGAAGCAGATCAAGCACACCGGCTCAATTAGCCAGGGCGCGAAACTGGCAGGCATCAGCTATAAAAGCGCCTGGGATGCGATCAATGAAATGAACCAGATGGCCGATCGGATGCTGGTTGAACGCGCGACCGGCGGTAAAGGCGGCGGCGGCGCGGTGCTGACGCAGTATGGCGACCGTCTGATCCAGCTGTTTCAGTTAATGGAGCAAATCCAGCAAAAAGCGTTCGACGTATTACAGGATGACCAGTTGCCGCTGGACAGTCTGCTGGCCGCCATCTCGCGGTTTTCGCTGCAAACCAGCGCGCGCAATCAGCTGTTTGGCACGGTGACCCAGCGCGACCGTTTGCAGGTGCAACAGCATGTTGAAGTACTGCTGGCCGATGGCGTCAGCCGGATTAAGGTGGCACTGACCGAACAGAGTGCCGATCGCCTGCAGCTGAGCGCCGGTAAAGAGGTACTGATACTGATCAAAGCGCCGTGGGTGGAGCTGACGCGTGCCAGCAGCGAAGCCGATAATCAACTGGCCTGCACCATCAGCGACATTGAACGCGCGCCGCATCAGAGTGAAGTGCTGCTGTCGCTGGCCAGCGGTGAAACGCTCTGTGCCACGGTACCCGCGCAGCTGATGGAGCAGCAAAACTTTCAGCCTGGCGACAGCGTTACCGCCTGTTTCAATGCCGATCGCGTTATCATCGCCACACTGCTGTGA
- the treC gene encoding alpha,alpha-phosphotrehalase → MMNNTPTPWWQNGVIYQIYPRSFQDSSGNGVGDLNGITQRLDYLQWLGVDAIWLTPVYLSPQVDNGYDVADYYAIDPAFGTMADFERLVAEAHQRNIRVVMDMVFNHTSTEHAWFKDACNPHSPLRDYYIWRDGVEGKAPNNWHSKFGGPAWQWHQESGQYYLHSFAVEQADLNWENPAVRNELKQVCHFWADKGVDGLRLDVINLVSKHPDFPDDHQGDGRRFYTDGPNIHAFLHEMSRDVFQPRGLMTVGEMSSTQLEHCRRYARLDGQELSMTFNFHHLKIDYPGGVKWSRAKPDLLMLKRLFSEWQQGMHGYAWNALFWCNHDQPRIVSRLGDEGELRNVAAKMLAMALHGMQGTPYIYQGEEIGMTNPHFTQIDQYRDVESLNMFNTLREQGRDAEELLAILRQKSRDNSRTPMQWDAGRNAGFTEGDSWIEPADNYRQINVAQAQADSDSVLYTYQQLIALRKTLPVLTHGDYTDLAPDHPHLWCYQRQTAGTTLRVIANLSGEPLTLSENLLPDRSHWWLLYSNYPGSQPSADTLTLQPYEAAWWLLEP, encoded by the coding sequence ATGATGAACAACACCCCCACTCCCTGGTGGCAGAACGGCGTTATTTACCAAATCTATCCACGCAGTTTTCAGGACAGCAGTGGTAATGGTGTCGGCGATCTTAATGGTATCACTCAGCGCCTCGACTACCTGCAGTGGCTGGGTGTCGATGCCATCTGGCTGACGCCGGTTTACCTCTCGCCACAGGTGGATAATGGCTACGACGTTGCCGATTACTACGCCATTGATCCCGCCTTTGGCACCATGGCGGATTTCGAGCGGCTGGTAGCAGAAGCGCATCAGCGCAATATACGCGTAGTGATGGACATGGTGTTTAACCACACTTCGACCGAACACGCGTGGTTTAAGGACGCCTGCAATCCGCACAGCCCACTGCGCGACTACTATATCTGGCGCGATGGCGTCGAGGGTAAAGCACCGAATAACTGGCATTCGAAGTTTGGCGGCCCGGCATGGCAATGGCACCAGGAGAGCGGACAGTATTATCTGCACTCGTTCGCCGTCGAGCAGGCCGATCTGAACTGGGAAAATCCGGCGGTACGCAACGAACTTAAACAGGTGTGCCATTTCTGGGCGGATAAAGGCGTGGATGGCTTACGTCTTGATGTGATTAACCTGGTATCGAAACATCCGGATTTTCCAGACGACCATCAGGGAGATGGCCGCCGCTTCTATACCGATGGTCCTAACATTCATGCGTTTCTTCATGAGATGAGCCGGGATGTGTTTCAGCCGCGCGGACTGATGACGGTCGGTGAAATGTCCTCCACTCAGCTTGAGCACTGCCGCCGCTACGCCAGGTTAGATGGCCAAGAGCTGTCGATGACCTTTAATTTTCATCATCTGAAAATTGACTATCCGGGCGGAGTAAAATGGAGCCGTGCCAAACCGGATCTGCTGATGCTGAAACGGCTGTTCTCGGAGTGGCAACAGGGTATGCACGGCTATGCCTGGAACGCGCTGTTCTGGTGTAATCACGATCAGCCGCGCATCGTCTCGCGCCTTGGTGACGAAGGTGAGCTGCGCAACGTGGCGGCCAAAATGCTGGCGATGGCGCTGCACGGCATGCAGGGCACGCCGTATATCTATCAGGGCGAAGAGATCGGCATGACTAATCCTCACTTTACGCAGATTGATCAGTATCGCGACGTGGAAAGCCTGAATATGTTCAATACGCTGCGCGAACAGGGGCGCGATGCCGAAGAGCTACTGGCCATTTTGCGTCAGAAATCACGTGATAACAGCCGCACGCCGATGCAGTGGGATGCCGGGCGCAACGCCGGATTTACCGAGGGTGACAGCTGGATTGAACCGGCCGATAACTATCGCCAGATTAATGTCGCACAGGCGCAGGCCGACAGTGACTCGGTGCTGTACACCTATCAGCAGCTGATTGCGTTACGTAAAACCCTGCCGGTGCTGACCCACGGTGACTATACCGATTTAGCACCCGATCACCCGCATTTATGGTGTTATCAGCGCCAGACAGCCGGTACTACGCTGCGGGTCATCGCTAACCTTAGTGGCGAACCGCTGACGCTGAGTGAGAATCTGCTGCCAGATCGCAGCCACTGGTGGCTGCTTTACAGCAACTATCCCGGCTCTCAGCCGTCGGCAGACACCCTAACGCTACAACCTTATGAAGCAGCATGGTGGCTACTGGAGCCTTAA